ATGCAGTGTGAGGGAGCCATCGGCACTCAGCCAGAGGGGAGGTCCTCACGCAGCGCCCATCACAGGGAGGGGGAGACCTCTCGAGATCAGGAGGAGATGACAGAGATTGCCCATTGACAGCTACTCCTAGCTGGCTGCAGGGTCCCAGCCAGGCAAGGGGCAATGCCTACCCTGGGCTCAGTAAGACCAGGACAAGGCCTTGCTTGTGAGCCCAGCTGTCTCATGGGGCCGTGTGTGGGCAGCACCATCGCCGAGACGCTGAGGCAGAGCTCACGGGAGCCAGCGGAAAGACACCCACTGACTCCAGGAGGGCTTTGGGTCAGCCCAGAGGCAGCTCAGAGAGCTACAGACCTTCCCCTGGAAATATTCTGCAGTGGGCTCCTGGAAGCACTTCACGTGCCGCCCACGTGCCCTGGGAGTCAGTGGCCAGGGGAGCGCAGGACGGGTGTGGGGATGCCAAGGAGGGTCCATTACTCTGCTAGCGGGGCCTGAAATCTGGTCTGTGGCCCCCCTGAAATGCCGAGAGCAATGTCCCTACCTGAGATCCCAGCTGTGTTGTGGGCCACCTGGAAAAAACAAGTAAACGTGGATCTATCAGTGCGAGACCATCGCAGACAAGACGGGCCCATCTCAGGGCAGCTGGGATGGCGAGCGGGAGAGGGGCTGGTGCAGAAGCCATTCCTCCTGTCTAGCCATAGCTACCCGAGCTCATCCCCCCGGGGGGAAGCGCGAGAGCCGCCCTGGCAGGGTATTTCCAGCCCGAGGAGGGGCGAAGGGTGATTTGCACACTTGGCTGAACAGGCCCTGGGCTTACAGGGGGACGAGCAGCAGATCCAAACAGTGCCTGAGCCATGAGCCGCAAGAGAGCACAGGCCGGGGCGGTCAGGGGAAGAGCCTGCCACAGGAAccagccctgccctctgccccaggcaCCCTAGGCAGGAGCTGAGCAGCCTCAAAGACTTGGGGTCCCTAGTCCCTCCACGATCCCACTGCTGCCCTGGGTCTCGCTGTGAGCAGCAGgggaggctggcagggggcccAGGAGGCCCATGTCTTACCGGCTGTTTGCAGAACGGCTTGGTGCGGATGGGATAAACCCTCTGAAATCAAAGACAGGCTGGTTTGCATTGAGTCCGGGAACCGAGCACGGGCGCAAACGCATGCCCAGCCATCGGCCGGGATCCTTACATTGACGTAGAGGACGCCTGGTGGGCCGGGGGGGCCTGGTGCTCCGGGGGGGCCTGGTGCTCCGGGGTGGCCGGGGGGACCCTGAAATAAAGATCAGCACAGAATTGGCCATGGATCTGTTAGTGGGCTGGTGTTGCATGTCCCAGGGAGGAGGGTGCTACCAGACCAGGGCCTGCCTGTCATCTCCCTGCCCTCCCGTCCCCACCTGTCCCCTGGCTTTTCCCCAGAGCCTCCCCTGTCCTGCTCACTGGGCACCCTCCCTCTGCTCTCTTACGGTCCTGCTTCAACCCTGCCTTAttctcctccccagccagctggaTTCCTCCACTCAGTGCCCCGCTTCCTGCCCGGTCTAGGATCTCCGAGCCCCCAGGAACCCCTCCCCCGGGGCCTCCTGCAAACAACAGGGCAGCACCCAGCCTCACGGAGTCCGTGGTGCGCCGGGCCCTGGAGTGCAGGAAAGGTCTGAGCCCGTCCCAGCCCATGGGCCCCTCAGGCTGTGGAGACAAGACCCAGGCCACAACTCACATGGGGGACGATTGCACCGTAAATCTCCGTCTCTACTTTGCCATTCtgtagagggagagagagaacagggggAGTTTCCTGTGGACAGGCTGGGTGCAGGTCAGGGGAGGGGGCCTGGATATATAGCGACGCTCGTTGTCCATCCAGCCCATTTACTCCCTAGCTCGGCTGTCCGTCTCCCCTGGCCTCAGGCTCACAGGAAGGGTGGCACTCGCTGGGTGCGCCCATGCCATGCCCCTTGCCTTgcgggggcttggctgggccgtTGTGGGGGCGATGGGCCAGGCAGGGGTGCTGGGTCGGCTCCAGTAGCTGGGGATCCAGCTGCAGTGTGGCAGAGGCAGGTGAGGGGCTCCTTCCCTGCCCACAGACAGTCCCCATGCCCCGGCCTCGTGGCACTGACAGCCCTCCCCAGAACACGCAAACAACTTTGGACAAACCTCTTGGTATGTCAGTGGCACCCAGGATCCATACgggcccctggagctggggaagaaAGGGTGGCCTGGCAGGACCCCGGCCTCCCCAGGACAGCTGCGGCATCCCTGGTGAGCcagcaaagagaaagagagaggggccGTGATCTCCACTGGGCACaggagggcaggggccaggcatgTGGGGAGCTGGGGTACTGTGACTCGCTGCACTAGCCCCTCGGCTTTGGAAATTGTTTCCATGGCTACTCACCTGCTCTCCGGGGTCTCCCTTTTCACCCTGTACAAAAAGGAGACAGTCCCATCAGAGCCCCGGCTCTCAGTGGGGTTCACAGACCCCACTGGCTCAGCCCCACTGATCCTGGGAAGTGGGAGCCATCCTCTCATAcacacggggaaactgaggcacagagcactgGAGTGGCTCGCCCGGGGTCCCATGGCAGGGTTGgtgctggagccaggagcccagtGCTCAGACCAGAGTGGAGTATTTGACAGCCCGTGCACGTCTCTTGGGCACAGCAAAAGGGAGCTCCAGTGAAGGGTTAAAAGCGGAGGAAGGAAAGCAGCACTAGGGGGTTGTACCACtgggccaggaacagaacagggggTGACGGGACAGAGGTAGGGTCCCTCTTGCACCGGCGGTGATCTCTGCCTGTCTTTGCACACCTCATGGCCGGACTGTCCCGGACTCCTCCAAACATGCGGGTTATGCCTGGGAAATCTCCCACCGAGGGTGGGAGCCGCGTGCTGGGGGGGCACAGGTGGGGTGCGGGAGCCAAGTGCTGCAGTTCTGAAGATGGACTTTCGGACTTTCCTCTGTGCCCCAGAGCCCACGTGGGGTGGCTCAGAACAaccagtgtggggaggagggggaggcgggTTACCCGTACGGATTACCAAGGCTGCAGGAAGGGCTATTAGTAGTCCGGTGCGGTGCTAGGGgccgctgtgctgcagggagtggggcagggagctcagtagggggcgctctcccttgTCTGCCAGTACTTATACATACTCACCTTGGGACCCGGTGGGCCAGGCCATCTGGGGTGCCCTGAAGAGTGGGGGTCACACTGCAGTGAGAAGAACACAGCTGTGAGGGGCAGTCTGGGCCTTTCCAACAGCCCTCGCCCAGCGTGACGGCATGGGGGGCGGGCCAGACCCACCCCACACAACTCGGCTCGCCTTTTAGATGAGCACAAAGGGCCCGTGAAACATATCCGTCCCGGATCCCCCACTCATGGCCACAGCTGCTAGCATGTGAGCTCCCCCCATTGcaacccctgtgcccccccacacAGGGCCAAGGACCCCCCAAATCCTGGCATGACAGCAATGCTCCCATGGGTGTCTCTGGGAGCTCCAGGCACTGGCAGGCAGGTGAGACGCGACCGAGTTCACGCCCACTCACCCTGTTCTCCCCGGGTGGTCCTGGTGGCCCCATGGGCCCGGGCGGACCTAGGGAGCCCTTCTCTCCCATCAAGCCGGGGCTGCCTGGAGGGCCGGGCTGGCCAAGATCACCTGTCTCGCCCTGAAGGGACACAGCGCAGGGGGTGAAATAGCCAAGAACACACTCCCCACTCCAGGGACAACCCACTGTCACGTTGGTCTGAGCAGCGCTGCCACGGTGGGTCCAGCTTGGCACCTGCTGCCTTGGGCCAGGCCCTCCCATGCTGCCCTGGTGATGGccctgtgtgacgaagtgggactgttcttaatgtttcctctgaatactgtaggggtgcctcagtttcccctatgcatttcttaagtctctaggtggtgggataagggggtgtaattgttgcagagcaaagggccagggtacataaatggccgacactctgtctcctggcaactgatggcctgggcccttcccccctgccaggtgagagttaaagggttggagaacaaaggaaccaggtgacctcctggcctgggaaagggacaaagcccagaggaggaggggctggagggagtttcagtttggggctggctaggacatggagtgaagggcagatgtagtagtctggctcactgccccccaaaatggacccagctgaggggtcctgttctctgcacctacaagctctgtcttagaccatgttcctgtcgtctaataaacctctgttttcctggctggctgagagtcacgtctgactgcggagttggggggcaggaccctctggctgccccaggaccccgcctgggcggactcgctgtgggaagcgcacggaggggcagaggaggctgaatgctccgaggtcagacccaggaagggggaagccaggtgagctgtgtgtcctgcagacaggctgctcccagagaggagacttccccagagtcctgcctggcttcgtagggagcagttccagagcatcactcCGTGACACCCTGTGCCCCCCTTGGCCCGAATGGCTCGTTACCTTTGGCCCGGGGTATCCTGGCTCTCCGGcaggccccgggtttcctggtgGTGGCACAGGCCCCGCAGGACCTGGGGGCCCTTCACGCCCTGGAGCTCCTGGAGGCCCTGAGAGTCCTGGAAGCCCGAGGGGGCCGTCGGGCCCTGGGGGGCCTTGGAAGCCTGGCGGCCCTGGGGCCCCAAGTGGCCCTGGAGGGCCAGGAGGTCCTTGCTGCCCTTCACGGCCTGGCGGTCCAGGGGGGCCTTGGATGCCTTCATGTCCTGGGTAGCCTTGGGGGCCTGGAGGCCCTTGGTAGCCGGGCAAACCCTGGGGTCCAGGTGGCCCTGCCACGCTGGGCATGAGCGGCTGCTTTGTcagctggcaggagagagaagagaTACCGCAGAGCCACTTCGGTGATGCCAGCCTCCCCATCGCCCATTGCACCTGCTTTGCGCCCATTGCAGCCCCCTCCTCTTCCACACTGGCCCCACGGCTctgcccctgaggccctgctcccgtggccctgctccacccccacggcctctgccctgcccccacggcccctgccctgctccacccctactgcccctgctctgccccacctcccacACTGGCCCCTGTCCCACTGCGGCCCCCGCTGGGACTTTGCAGGCAGATTAAGGATAAGTTGGCCCTGATCCAGCTGgccgccccccagctctcccctcccACGTGGTCTCTGCTCTCCCTCTCACTTCCCCAAGCCCCAGAACTCCcgaggcccccccccagcaggctgaAACCCCAGACACCCCATCCTGCCCTCACCTCGTTCTCAGATCCCTCCGGCCCTTCGgtgccagctgccagccccggCACGCCTGGAGGCCCAGGGAGACCGGGCGGCCCCTGGAGGccaggctgccctgggctccccgcctGGCCTCGCTCCCCAGAGAATCCCGGCAGGCCTCTTTCCCCCGGGGGCCCCTGCTCTCCTTTTTCTCCCTGTTGGGGTGAAGATACGCGGTGGATGGGCTGAGCCCCTGGCGGACTGGTCCGCGTGCTGCCGCCCCcgccctccagcccccaccccgcaccACTGGGAACCGGCTCTGTCCACGTTGGAACCCGCTCGGGAGCCGCCAGCGCTCGAGGGGGTCCCGTTCCTCTGTTGGTCCCAGAGAGAGGGGCAGGAGCGGGCACAGCCCGGCGTGGGTCTGTCCCACGCCAGCGAGCACCATGGCCTGGGGGTGGCACATCCCCTGCTCACGCAGCAGCCACGCTAGCCTGGCCCCCGGTGGCGCCGGGTTCAGGCCTGGCAGACGGCCTGCGCGGGGAGGGGGATGTGCCACCCCCAGGCCATGGTGCTCGCTGCTTTCCGGCTAACGATGGAACGGGGGGTTCTGTAATCAAACACCCCCTCAAAAAGCCACGGCCTGAatccggggagggggaagggtgtgtgtggcCCCAGAGAGCCTCTGAAAACCCAGCACCCTTCAAAGCCAAGCTCTCGAGGGTCTGGGGACCCCAAACGCACTGGGGGCCCCATCCCTGTGCCCCAgaacacagccccccacagcccccttcctTCCTACCTTTGGGCCAGGGGGCCCAGGGGGGCCGGGGACGGCTGGGCAGACGCACTGCGAGAGGTTACCAGTCGCCTAGGAGATGGAAACAGCCTTGAGTGCCGTGGGCGCTGACCGGGCGCAGTGCCAGCCCCGTCCCCGCTGGGCTTCAGGGGGTCACGGGGCAGAGCAAGGGAGATCTGGGGtggcagagtggggggagggctggACTGGAAACCCCCTCGTTCTGCTGGTACAGCCGCAGCGGCTCCCCTCTCTGCAGGAGGCCTGGTACCCGTGCAGCAGCGGGGTCCGCCCTGGCGGGGCTCTGGGGGGCTGCTGGCATGGGTAGCTTCACAGCAGTCGAAGGACAATTAAGGGGAGGGTTGGTATGGATACTCCTTGAGCCccggctctgctcctgcccctgcatGAGCGGCTGGTGCTCAGCCCAGGGCAGGCTGTGCCAGGAAGGGCCCCTTCCCACCACTCACCTGGGGAAGGGTGGCAGCTGCCCGGGGGGTGGGCGCTGCTGGTGTCGGCTCCTTTGCAGTTGCCTGTGAGAAAGCGGAGAGAGATGGAGTGTCGGCACCATCACCGCGGCCCCCCTTGAACCTAGAGGCACTGCTGGCAGAGGTGCCCACCCGGTGGGGAGGGCAGAGTTTCGCAGCCGGGCTGGCACATGTCCCTTTGCTCTCGTCCATCCAGAGCAGCCCCCgaggggggcagtggcagaggtgagctggagtCACCTAACCGAAAAGTCTCCATCTGCTGCCATCCTCTGCAGGGGATCCCACCCCGGTTCTGGAGGCCCCCCGGGCTCTCTCATGTTGGCAGTGGCCCTGGCAGGCCTCAGAGCCCCGGCTGCCCAGAAGGGTGAAGGAAGAGGCTCCAAGGccagagccggccctgcctggcTGGAAAGGGCCTGTTCCTGGGATGGGACAGGCTGGAGGGGTGCAGGGCACTGCGGGGCCAGGAGGACGGAGAGAGAGCGACCATGTGTCCATCCAGCTGAGGACAGGCCCACACCATCGGCTCCTAGAGAGAGCCGGGCGGTAGATTCCCCCCCTCTTACCTTGATCTGCAggaactcctcttcctcctctgcgcTCCCCTCGAAGAGccctggggaggggcgggggcgggcagcagggactggaggCGTCTAGGAGAGATGGGGCCATGGGTGGCAAACTCAGTCCCGGCCCCATTCCCCTGTCAGCTCCTCACTCCCTGGAGAGCCCAGTCCTGCCTCCTCTGGCCCCATGGGGCACCCATCTGGGCCCTTACCATTGCCACCGGCTGCTGGCAGAGTGGGGCTTGGCTGCCTGATTTGCATGCGCTTACCCATCCTGCTttgctctcccctcccttcctgcttGCACCCTAGCTGTAAAGTGCTCTCTCCTCCCACTGAGGCTGGCTGGGCCAAAGCCCCCTAGACAGCCCTAGACACCCAGCCTGGGGCTGCCCAGTGCCagggaatcagagccaagggtacCAGCCAGCCCCTTGCTATCCGTCTGCACTCGCTGAAGAGCTTGGGGGCGGTACAGCTGCCTTGTTCCCTCCCTCTGGAGTCATAGCCCAATTAGTACAAAGCTGTGGCCCAGCTATGTGCTAAATAAAAATCTGGGTTCTGGCtgcctggccctgcttggcggggTTTGAGTTCTGGCTGTCCAGCACCGTGCGCGGTGGGGTCTGGGGTCCAGGTCCCGGCCCCGTTCGGCAGAGTCCAGGTTCTGGCTGCTCGGCCCCGTGCGCGATGGGGTCTGGGGTCCAGGTCCCGGCCCCATTTGGTAGGGTCCAGGTTCTGGCTGCTCGGCCCCGTGCGCGATGGGATCTGGGGTCCAGGTCCCGGCCCCATTTGGTAGGGTCCAGGTTCTGGCTGCTCAGCCCCATGTGCGAGGGGTCTGGGGTCCAGGTCCCAGCCCTTTTCGTCAGGGTCCAGGTTCTGGCTGCTCGGCCCCATGCGCGATGGGGTCTGGGGTCCAGGTCCCAGCCCCGTTCGGCAGGGTCCAGGTTCCAGCTGCTCGGCCCCGTGCGCGATGGGGTCTGGGGTCCAGGTCCCGGCCCCGTTCGGCAGGGTCCAGGTTCCGGCTGCTCGGCCCCGTGTGCAATGGGGTCTCGGGTCCAGGTCCTGGCATATGCGGCCCACACTGATAAATagcctgagaaccactgctctagcaggCCCAGTGAGTCACGTGTCCccaggcttcctgccctctccacGCCCTGCTTGCCCGC
The DNA window shown above is from Natator depressus isolate rNatDep1 chromosome 27, rNatDep2.hap1, whole genome shotgun sequence and carries:
- the LOC141978522 gene encoding uncharacterized protein LOC141978522; this translates as MGTPQGSHCLSVLLLVGVWAPPSMAQWFSLGSRLTTTPPPTTTAGPTAAQRPPEEGEDRDAGDTEPTPKILLSKPPLGPAPPSQSLVLKEAAGGGTQAPLETRDQTPPVPAARPRPSPGLFEGSAEEEEEFLQIKATAKEPTPAAPTPRAAATLPQATGNLSQCVCPAVPGPPGPPGPKGEKGEQGPPGERGLPGFSGERGQAGSPGQPGLQGPPGLPGPPGVPGLAAGTEGPEGSENELTKQPLMPSVAGPPGPQGLPGYQGPPGPQGYPGHEGIQGPPGPPGREGQQGPPGPPGPLGAPGPPGFQGPPGPDGPLGLPGLSGPPGAPGREGPPGPAGPVPPPGNPGPAGEPGYPGPKGETGDLGQPGPPGSPGLMGEKGSLGPPGPMGPPGPPGENRCDPHSSGHPRWPGPPGPKGEKGDPGEQGCRSCPGEAGVLPGHPFFPSSRGPYGSWVPLTYQENGKVETEIYGAIVPHGPPGHPGAPGPPGAPGPPGPPGVLYVNRVYPIRTKPFCKQPVAHNTAGISDAESPQKDVPDPPADSRHHTWVFKSKELMFKSSSSIPEGSLVYVSDENSAFIRTPRGWSKLLLEDSDSILAGDDPSVSTEHHQVPKEGSQAATGILPTSITARVPSLRLVALNFPLPGNMNGLSGADLQCHRQSQEAQLSSTFRAFLSSPTQNLVSIVKRTDRALPVVNLKGQLLAKTWNSLFRGDGAARFNSLRFPIYTFDGRNMLTDPSWAHKAIWHGSSQRGHRAPKEDCQGWRASLAEGFASPLTEGKLLAEQRHNCSDSLVVLCMEISFL